A DNA window from Ipomoea triloba cultivar NCNSP0323 chromosome 10, ASM357664v1 contains the following coding sequences:
- the LOC116031723 gene encoding uncharacterized protein LOC116031723 translates to MESSSSSSSSVITPEDVLGTLMNDGTIDAIRLKIITQLKANEELKNTTIKMVEQSKVLNTPGAEKQTKRELFDALRQELETSVLEKASKSVWELILDHNGIGKEISETVEGVFCRLSGREPPLFPPAVETKSEKGKEKDSEEGRETEKDNSSDLGLKKRKFHEVNTEDGAEEVAATKAHDKSTETDDSSKMPTPSTKT, encoded by the exons ATGGAATCGTCatcttcgtcttcttcttcgGTGATAACTCCCGAAGATGTGTTGGGGACGCTGATGAACGACGGTACAATCGACGCTATCCGCTTGAAAATCATCACTCAGCTCAAAGCCAAT GAAGAGTTGAAGAATACAACCATAAAAATGGTGGAACAGAGCAAGGTTCTGAACACTCCTGGGGCCGAGAAGCAGACCAAAAGAGAGCTTTTTGATGCACTTCGCCAAGAACTCGA GACTTCAGTGCTTGAGAAAGCTTCTAAATCAGTTTGGGAGCTGATATTGGATCACAATGGGATTGGGAAAGAAATAAGCGAGACAGTTGAGGGCGTATTTTGTAGATTGAGCGGAAGAGAACCTCCATTGTTCCCTCCAGCTGTCGAAACCAAATCAGAGAAGGGGAAAGAGAAAGACAGCGAGGAAGGAAGGGAAACTGAGAAGGATAATTCGTCAGACTTGGGGTTAAAGAAGAGGAAGTTCCATGAAGTGAATACAGAAGATGGCGCAGAAGAAGTTGCTGCTACGAAAGCACACGACAAGTCAACTGAAACAGATGATTCTAGTAAAATGCCTACACCTAGCACAAAAACATGA